From a single Lolium rigidum isolate FL_2022 chromosome 7, APGP_CSIRO_Lrig_0.1, whole genome shotgun sequence genomic region:
- the LOC124673760 gene encoding FCS-Like Zinc finger 1-like: MMKGSGAITNMKPTSPSSMFYVHEGDVAQSHHFLEECSLCAKPLSGDIFMYRGDTPFCSEECRRQQIEVDRARHRRKKHAAAHAVSARKEHHRHHHHHHHHHHRQHQHQRAMVNATPWNDAGFTARSPALRV, translated from the exons ATGATGAAGGGGAGCGGTGCCATCACGAACATGAAGCCAACGTCGCCGTCGTCCATGTTCTACGTCCACGAGGGTGACGTCGCCCAGAGCCACCACTTCCTGGAGGAGTGCTCCCTCTGCGCCAAGCCGCTCTCCGGCGACATCTTCATGTACAG AGGCGACACGCCGTTCTGCAGCGAGGAGTGCAGGCGGCAGCAGATCGAGGTGGACAGGGCGAGGCACCGGCGGAAGAAGCACGCGGCGGCGCACGCCGTGTCGGCGCGGAAGGAGCACCaccggcaccaccaccaccaccatcaccaccaccaccgtcagcACCAGCACCAGAGGGCCATGGTGAATGCCACCCCGTGGAACGACGCGGGGTTCACCGCGAGGAGCCCCGCGTTGCGCGTGTGA